AACCCCCGCGGCCCCCGCCCTCCCCCCTGGCGGGGGCCGCCCCTAACTGATCACAGATGCCGGATCGCCCGCGAGGGCGGCCCGGCATCTGTCGTCTCCGGGCTCGCGCGCAGGCCCTCGACGCGAACGCACGATTGACCGTAACCGGGCGCCCCTCGTGGTCGCCGGAGACGTTGTCCCCATACCGCCGAGCCATCCACATTTCCGCTTCGCTGCTGTCCCCGCCGTCGTCGCGCACGGTCCACTTGATGCGTGGCGCCGAGCCACCGGCACAAGGTCGGACAGGCGACCGGCGCCGGCTCGCGCGGACTGCTGGGAGGCGGTATGGACACACGGCCGTTGATCGTCACCGGGGACGAACTGATGCTCGACGACCTGCTGCGGGTGGCCGCCGCGGCCGGGGTCGAGGTGGCCCATCACGGCGAGGTCGGCGCGGGGTCGGCCTGGAGGTCGGCCCCCATCGTGTTGCTGGACGACGAGCTGGTGTCCGACGCGCTCGATGCGCGTCTGGCGATGCGCCGGGGCGTGGTGGCGGTCGGACGGCAGGAACCGGACGCAGGCGTGCTCAAGCAGTGCCTCCAGCTCGGTGTCGAACGCACCGCGACGCTCGGCGCCGACGACGCCGCGCTGATCGACCTCCTGGCCGGGACCCTCGCCGGTGGCCCCGGCGACGGCCCGACGGTCGCCGTGGTGCCCGCCTGCGGAGGGGCCGGAGCGTCCGTCTTCGCGTCGGCGCTCGCGGCCATGGCGGGCCGAGCCGGGCGGTCGGTCATCCTGGCCGACTGCGATCCCTGGGGCTCCGGGCTCGACGTGCTGCTCGGCATCGAGGACCAGCCCGGAATCCGATGGGACGAGCTCGCCGCACCGGCGGGCCGCCTTCCGCCCGACGCGTTGCACGATGCACTCCCCAAGGCACCCTTCGGTCGTGGTCGCATCCGCGTGCTGTGCCAGGGTCGGACCCCGGGCCACGCCATCACCGAAGCAGTGGTGGACGCCGTCATGGAGGCCGGACGGCGCTCGGGCGACCTCACCGTCTTCGATCTGCCGCGCCATCCGACGGTGGCCGCCGATCGCGTGCTGGAGCAGGCGGACCGTGTGGTCCTGGTCACCACCGCCGACGTGCGCGGCTGCTACGCCGCGGCCCGGACCGCCGACCGGCTGACCGCGCTCGGGGTGCAGCCGGAGCTGGTCGTTCGGGGTCCGTCACCGGGCGGGATCGGCGCCGAGGACATCGGCGACGTCCTCGGCCTGCCGGTACTGGCCCGGATGCGTCCCCAGCCGTCCCTGGCCCGTGACCTGGAGAAGGGGAAACCCC
This window of the Nakamurella panacisegetis genome carries:
- the ssd gene encoding septum site-determining protein Ssd, with product MDTRPLIVTGDELMLDDLLRVAAAAGVEVAHHGEVGAGSAWRSAPIVLLDDELVSDALDARLAMRRGVVAVGRQEPDAGVLKQCLQLGVERTATLGADDAALIDLLAGTLAGGPGDGPTVAVVPACGGAGASVFASALAAMAGRAGRSVILADCDPWGSGLDVLLGIEDQPGIRWDELAAPAGRLPPDALHDALPKAPFGRGRIRVLCQGRTPGHAITEAVVDAVMEAGRRSGDLTVFDLPRHPTVAADRVLEQADRVVLVTTADVRGCYAAARTADRLTALGVQPELVVRGPSPGGIGAEDIGDVLGLPVLARMRPQPSLARDLEKGKPPGADSRGPLARAARSVLAQLPTAVG